One genomic window of Coffea eugenioides isolate CCC68of chromosome 1, Ceug_1.0, whole genome shotgun sequence includes the following:
- the LOC113769991 gene encoding uncharacterized protein LOC113769991 — MEAEGLGEQPPKMGTPRDKRNQDWYYAFHRDVRHDTEGCWALRKEIEDLIQRGFLGRFVRQGRPGQEPGRTYHEDRGESQRRDRPERRDTPRGHSPDQDTQNLVGVINTIAGGPTGGDSNAVRKNRRPLPEGDDSLKRLRMDEEITFGLRDAVPLASGNHEAIVIDVVTNNYRVKKVYVDQGSVVDILFYWVFKELGLKDGQLTPVRTPLVGFTGPPINPEGMITLMVMIGQAPKCRTIPVNFMVVKQQSPYNMFLGRPALNALRVIPSSLHLASNSPPREE; from the coding sequence ATGGAGGCGGAGGGTCTAGGAGAACAGCCGCCTAAGATGGGGACACCTCGAGACAAGAGAAATCAGGACTGGTACTATGCCTTCCACCGTGACGTCAGGCATGACACGGAGGGGTGCTGGGCCCTGCGGAAGGAGATCGAGGATCTGATCCAGCGCGGCTTCTTGGGACGATTTGTGCGGCAAGGTCGACCAGGCCAGGAGCCAGGGCGTACCTACCACGAAGACAGGGGTGAGAGCCAACGTCGTGACCGCCCTGAGCGGCGTGATACCCCTCGGGGCCACTCCCCCGACCAGGACACTCAGAACCTGGTCGGAGTGATTAACACCATCGCTGGAGGCCCCACGGGAGGGGATAGCAACGCAGTTCGGAAGAACAGGCGGCCTCTCCCTGAGGGGGATGATTCCCTGAAGCGCCTGCGCATGGACGAAGAGATCACCTTTGGGTTGAGGGACGCGGTTCCCCTGGCATCAGGAAACCACGAGGCCATCGTGATAGACGTCGTGACCAACAACTATCGGGTGAAGAAAGTGTACGTCGACCAGGGAAGTGTGGTAGACATCCTGTTCTACTGGGTGTTCAAGGAGCTCGGTTTGAAAGATGGGCAGTTGACCCCGGTTCGGACACCTCTGGTGGGCTTCACCGGGCCGCCCATCAACCCAGAGGGGATGATCACCCTGATGGTCATGATAGGGCAGGCGCCCAAATGCCGGACCATCCCCGTCAATTTCATGGTGGTCAAGCAACAATCCCCGTATAATATGTTCCTAGGTCGGCCCGCCTTGAACGCCCTCCGAGTTATTCCCTCCTCGCTCCACCTAGCGTCAAATTCCCCACCCCGGGAGGAATAA
- the LOC113769999 gene encoding receptor-like protein kinase 2: MVVMGMIEMKGVNDNLVKPQGRIITSKDLITLDARSNHINGPIPSTVGNCTKLEYLLLNDNALSGSIPSNLGRCTQLKELLLNDNALSGSILSDLGKLSSLEQWDVSHNKLTGTLPESLGQLSKLEKFRIYNNLMEGKLSSLEHWDVPHNKLIGTLPESLWQLSKLEVLRIDNNLIEGIVSESHLDNLTALTYFDASGNSLTLRVSANWIPRVQFETLGFGSWKLGLQFPTWIQSQKFLWNLNLSFIGISDTVSPWLFNSSLQYIDLSYNQLCGKSSKISEIVKVLYIVKWPTHLDISNNLMEAQSFIARYSSSILMNPPLPDDLSFRQWYSLNKEEIRNLLDAKTYNDPNCLLPPPNEEDIKTISNFQASFPVGFGIDTELNDSLKKYTVVCFLKTYESPFQGQLQRINIVIKAYTATKLSHNPLPLAFPENIEVSSTLGTSSATHAKKSSKDQMFTSTTKLVLEEIVAAISYKESQTSTNSGVKRSLEFLESAS; encoded by the exons ATGGTAGTTATGGGAATGATAGAAATGAAG GGAGTAAATGATAATTTGGttaaacctcaggggag AATAATTACATCGAAGGACTTGATTACACTTGATGCAAGAAGTAATCACATAAATGGTCCAATTCCAAGCACAGTTGGCAACTGTACCAAGCTAGAATACCTTTTGCTAAATGATAATGCTCTATCTGGTTCAATTCCATCAAATTTAGGAAGATGTACCCAACTCAAAGAACTTTTGCTAAATGATAATGCTTTATCTGGTTCAATTCTATCAGACTTAGGAAAACTGTCATCCTTGGAGCAGTGGGATGTATCTCACAACAAACTCACTGGAACTCTTCCTGAAAGTCTTGGGCAGCTTTCCAAACTTGAAAAGTTTCGTATTTACAACAATTTAATGGAAG GAAAACTGTCATCCTTGGAGCACTGGGATGTACCTCATAACAAACTCATTGGAACTCTTCCTGAAAGTCTTTGGCAGCTTTCCAAACTTGAAGTGCTTCGTATTGACAACAATTTAATAGAAGGCATTGTGAGTGAGAGTCACCTAGACAATCTGACAGCTTTAACTTATTTTGATGCATCTGGAAACTCCTTGACCTTAAGAGTAAGTGCAAATTGGATTCCTCGTGTCCAATTTGAAACACTTGGATTCGGTTCGTGGAAGTTGGGTCTCCAATTTCCTACATGGATCCAGTCTCAAAAATTCCTTTGGAATTTGAACTTGTCCTTTATAGGAATTTCAGATACTGTTTCACCTTGGTTATTCAACTCGTCATTGCAATATATAGACCTTTCTTACAATCAACTCTGTGGTAAGAGTTCAAAGATCtctgaaattgttaaagttTTATATATAGTCAAATGGCCTACTCACCTGGATATTTCTAATAATTTAATGGAAG CTCAATCATTCATTGCAAGGTATTCGTCTAGCATTCTGATGAATCCTCCACTACCAGATGACCTCTCTTTCAGGCAATG GTATAGTTTGAACAaggaagaaatcagaaatttgctTGATGCTAAAACATACAATGATCCAAACTGTTTACTTCCTCCTCCAAATGAAGAAGATATCAAAACAATTAGCAATTTTCAAGCATCATTTCCAGTG GGCTTTGGAATAGACACTGAACTTAATGATAGCTTGAAGAAGTACACAGTGGTCTGTTTTCTAAAAACCTATGAGTCTCCTTTTCAAGGTCAACTCCAAAGAATTAATATTGTCATTAAGGCTTACACTGCAACTAAACTATCACATAATCCACTTCCACTAGCATTTCCAGAAAACATTGAAGTTTCTTCTACACTTGGCACTTCATCAGCAACACATGCAAAAAAATCATCAAAGGATCAAATGTTCACATCAACCACAAAGTTGGTACTTGAAGAAATTGTTGCAGCCATTTCTTACAAAGAAAGCCAGACATCTACAAACAGTGGAGTGAAAAGAAGCCTTGAGTTTCTAGAAAGTGCATCTTAA